The following are from one region of the Chloracidobacterium sp. genome:
- a CDS encoding radical SAM protein, whose protein sequence is MFSDNFRRGEENGKGRTGSKAVSKLADIGWKAFQTINKALPEGESIQPAWAAEPLLKSYERTAPPLGFPRQTDSLCPKCVKSVREGVISGDIPLDILMHSHPGEIKADIVEENGQVLMRKTCPTHGEFEDILATDARFLERIEGLFFGRDFRSAEDEHVHHHGTSDIKYGRGAVLTVDLTNRCNMMCNPCFMDANQVGYVHEPTFEDTKAILDRAVSFKPRRQIIILFSGGEPTLSPYFLDAVAYAKKIGFYRILAATNGIRYAEDIEFCKAAKEAGQHGVYLQFDGTNEEDNKHRGVGNLFDVKLKAIENLAAVGIKVTLVTTIVNSWNNNGIGSIVKFAAENIDKVQTIAFQPVSFTGRDEDVSDKDRIEQRYTLAGMTHDLKDQLGGVLQPMRDWFPLSSYSAFTSVMDMLQGADAPWGWSSCNCHPNCGIFTLMVVNKKTNQMKSLFEFFNYEQFMKDVATITDTARGKKLTMAQLGMAIMRNYDAAKAPDGFPISQIVNLFKPSSTTSNSDRNDRMKAEKADDDVWRVLCVEGMWFQDLFTYDFRRTEMCVIPYGTQEGEVSFCAYNTGVGWRQIIEEMHKTASLSEWYQEHGRHAVYAKGKEVPGIGKTRSLSLPVIAKVLEQDIDRPAVTPYLIESEDRESVGA, encoded by the coding sequence ATGTTCAGCGATAACTTCAGAAGAGGCGAAGAAAACGGAAAGGGACGAACCGGTTCGAAGGCCGTTTCGAAACTGGCCGATATTGGATGGAAGGCGTTTCAGACGATAAACAAGGCGTTGCCAGAGGGCGAGTCGATCCAGCCCGCGTGGGCAGCGGAGCCGCTTCTGAAGTCTTATGAACGAACGGCTCCGCCGCTTGGGTTTCCGCGGCAGACCGACAGTCTTTGTCCGAAATGCGTCAAGTCGGTCCGCGAGGGCGTCATCTCCGGCGACATCCCGCTCGACATTTTGATGCATTCACATCCGGGCGAGATCAAGGCCGACATAGTCGAAGAAAATGGCCAGGTCCTGATGCGGAAGACTTGTCCGACACACGGCGAATTCGAAGATATTCTGGCAACCGACGCTCGTTTTTTGGAACGGATCGAAGGCCTCTTTTTCGGACGCGATTTCAGATCTGCCGAGGATGAACACGTTCACCATCACGGCACGAGCGACATCAAATACGGCCGAGGTGCAGTTTTAACGGTCGATTTGACCAACCGCTGCAACATGATGTGCAATCCGTGCTTCATGGATGCGAATCAGGTTGGCTACGTTCACGAACCGACGTTCGAGGACACGAAGGCGATCCTTGACCGGGCAGTCTCGTTCAAGCCGCGGCGACAGATCATCATCTTGTTCTCTGGCGGCGAACCGACGCTTTCGCCGTACTTTCTCGATGCCGTGGCGTACGCTAAGAAGATCGGTTTCTATCGGATCCTTGCCGCGACGAACGGCATCAGATATGCCGAGGACATCGAGTTTTGCAAAGCCGCAAAAGAGGCCGGGCAACACGGCGTTTATCTTCAATTTGACGGCACAAACGAAGAGGACAACAAACACCGAGGCGTAGGCAACCTCTTTGACGTCAAGCTCAAAGCGATCGAGAATCTCGCCGCGGTCGGGATCAAGGTCACTCTCGTCACTACGATCGTAAATTCGTGGAACAACAACGGTATCGGAAGCATCGTGAAGTTTGCCGCCGAGAACATCGACAAGGTGCAGACGATCGCCTTTCAGCCTGTGAGCTTTACGGGCCGCGATGAGGACGTTTCAGATAAAGACCGGATCGAACAGCGTTACACACTCGCCGGCATGACGCACGATCTGAAAGATCAGCTTGGCGGTGTCCTTCAACCGATGCGCGATTGGTTTCCGCTTTCCAGCTATTCGGCGTTCACATCCGTCATGGATATGCTCCAGGGGGCTGATGCTCCGTGGGGATGGTCGTCGTGCAATTGCCATCCGAACTGCGGAATTTTTACGCTGATGGTCGTCAATAAAAAGACCAATCAGATGAAGTCGCTCTTCGAATTCTTCAACTACGAGCAGTTCATGAAAGATGTTGCCACGATCACCGATACGGCACGCGGCAAAAAGCTGACGATGGCTCAGCTAGGCATGGCCATCATGCGAAATTACGACGCGGCGAAGGCGCCTGACGGTTTTCCGATCTCGCAGATCGTTAATCTTTTCAAGCCATCTTCAACGACATCTAACTCCGACCGCAATGACCGAATGAAGGCCGAAAAAGCCGACGACGACGTCTGGCGTGTACTTTGTGTCGAGGGAATGTGGTTCCAAGACCTCTTTACATACGATTTCCGTCGGACGGAAATGTGCGTCATCCCTTATGGCACGCAGGAAGGCGAGGTCTCATTTTGCGCTTACAACACCGGCGTCGGCTGGCGACAGATCATCGAAGAGATGCACAAGACCGCCAGCTTGAGCGAATGGTATCAGGAGCATGGGCGACATGCCGTTTACGCCAAGGGCAAAGAAGTGCCCGGAATCGGGAAGACCCGGTCGCTCTCTTTGCCGGTCATCGCCAAGGTTCTGGAACAAGATATTGACCGTCCCGCGGTCACGCCGTACCTGATCGAATCGGAAGATCGCGAATCGGTCGGCGCTTAG